From Streptomyces sp. NBC_01754, a single genomic window includes:
- a CDS encoding ABC transporter permease, with the protein MSADTKAAASGSDASQIHNIGYRSYDGVRLGRAYARRSLYSQSLRGSFGLGRSAKSKVLPMLLCGVMCLVALIIVAVAMATPNMTKLPVKYTSFAIYLQPVIGLFVASQAPQSVSRDLRFKSVPLYFSRPIERVDYVLAKLGAMASALLVLTGLPLVILYVGALLAEFDFADQTKWFGQGMVSVALLSVLFAGLGLVVAALTPRRGFGVAAVIAVLTITYGAVSTVQGIAWATGSPGAVSWLGLFSPITLIDGVQTAFLGASSAFPGGEGPGAAAGVVYLFVVLALVAGSYAVLMRRYRRVGL; encoded by the coding sequence ATGAGCGCTGACACCAAGGCCGCCGCGTCCGGGAGCGACGCCTCGCAGATCCACAACATCGGATACCGCTCGTACGACGGCGTGCGGCTGGGGCGGGCCTACGCCCGCCGTTCGCTCTACTCGCAGTCCCTGCGCGGGTCCTTCGGGCTGGGGCGGTCCGCCAAGTCCAAGGTGCTGCCGATGCTGCTGTGCGGGGTGATGTGCCTGGTGGCGCTGATCATCGTCGCTGTCGCCATGGCCACACCCAACATGACGAAACTGCCGGTCAAGTACACCTCGTTCGCGATCTACCTACAGCCCGTGATCGGGCTCTTCGTCGCTTCGCAGGCCCCGCAGTCCGTGTCGAGGGACCTCCGCTTCAAGAGTGTGCCGCTGTACTTCTCGCGGCCGATCGAACGCGTCGACTACGTGCTCGCCAAGCTCGGCGCGATGGCGTCCGCCCTGCTCGTCCTCACCGGACTGCCACTGGTGATCCTCTACGTGGGCGCGCTGCTGGCCGAGTTCGACTTCGCCGACCAGACCAAGTGGTTCGGACAGGGGATGGTCTCCGTGGCCCTGCTGTCGGTGCTGTTCGCGGGCCTCGGACTCGTGGTCGCCGCGCTGACCCCGCGGCGCGGTTTCGGCGTCGCCGCGGTCATCGCCGTACTGACCATCACCTACGGAGCCGTCTCCACGGTCCAGGGCATCGCCTGGGCGACCGGATCGCCCGGGGCCGTGTCCTGGCTGGGCCTGTTCTCACCGATCACACTGATCGACGGGGTGCAGACCGCGTTCCTCGGGGCCTCCTCCGCCTTCCCCGGTGGCGAGGGACCGGGCGCGGCGGCCGGCGTGGTCTA